The following proteins come from a genomic window of Alicyclobacillus dauci:
- a CDS encoding glycosyltransferase family 4 protein, with protein sequence MLVAPEGLPIPPSRGGSVQIYLSHLHESLSKRDDVRVTLVSPSPKSHASHGNTASSRHMTIPGDRNTYWSRVRTLIGELMPDVVQIDNRPSQALDIIHAHTTVPVILNMHSTTFLGPKHISSQRAREILQSTQAVVCNSEDLARTLRARCKLPLTWRYHVIYPGVEQGASNFPRRIRTRPHSPLRLLFVGRVIQQKGVHICIEVIRELQKEFPITLTVVGRTPPWEKAYGALVKQRSKHLNIHFTGFIEPSRLHDLYENHDILLCPSQKHEAFGLVNVEAMTHGIPVVASHIGGIPEAVGEDGGLLVRTYKQPRQFAQAVRILRDEQTYRKYSEAALKRSRHFTWAIAAQKFSKLYQEVRNNPKESSQ encoded by the coding sequence ATGTTAGTGGCGCCCGAAGGCCTGCCCATTCCACCGAGTCGTGGTGGAAGTGTACAAATATATTTATCACACTTACACGAATCCCTTTCAAAACGTGATGATGTCCGCGTGACGTTAGTGAGTCCTAGTCCAAAAAGCCATGCCTCGCACGGAAATACAGCATCTTCACGGCACATGACCATTCCAGGTGATCGAAACACCTATTGGAGTCGTGTGAGAACACTTATCGGGGAGCTGATGCCAGATGTCGTGCAAATCGATAACCGACCATCCCAAGCCCTTGATATCATTCACGCACACACCACCGTCCCTGTGATACTCAACATGCACTCCACAACATTTCTCGGACCAAAACATATTTCATCACAGCGTGCCCGAGAAATCTTACAATCCACTCAAGCTGTGGTGTGCAACAGTGAAGACTTGGCCCGCACCTTGAGGGCTCGCTGTAAGCTCCCTCTCACCTGGCGTTATCACGTCATTTATCCCGGCGTAGAGCAGGGTGCTTCGAATTTCCCGAGACGGATTCGAACCAGGCCACACTCTCCACTTCGCCTTCTATTTGTAGGCCGCGTGATACAGCAAAAAGGTGTTCATATCTGTATCGAGGTCATTCGAGAATTGCAGAAAGAGTTTCCGATCACGCTCACGGTAGTGGGACGAACTCCCCCTTGGGAAAAAGCATATGGTGCGCTCGTAAAACAGAGATCGAAGCATCTAAACATCCACTTCACGGGATTCATCGAACCCAGCCGCTTACATGACTTGTACGAAAATCACGATATTCTCCTCTGTCCATCCCAAAAGCACGAAGCGTTCGGACTGGTCAATGTCGAGGCCATGACGCACGGAATTCCCGTTGTCGCAAGTCACATCGGTGGAATCCCAGAAGCTGTGGGAGAGGACGGTGGACTGCTCGTACGAACGTACAAACAGCCGCGCCAGTTCGCACAGGCCGTGCGAATTTTGCGAGATGAACAGACGTACCGAAAGTACAGCGAAGCCGCCCTAAAACGATCCCGTCACTTCACATGGGCAATAGCTGCACAGAAATTCAGCAAACTATATCAGGAAGTACGAAACAATCCAAAAGAGTCATCGCAGTAG
- a CDS encoding 4-hydroxy-3-methylbut-2-enyl diphosphate reductase, translated as MEVLKITPRGYCYGVVDAMVIAKRAAEDKALPRPIYILGMIVHNQHVVEAFKREGVVTVDGADRLSLLDRIDKGTVIFTAHGVSPEVKRKAMAKGLRVIDATCPDVTKTHDLIREKVKLGYEVVYIGKKGHPEPEGAVGVAPDHVHLVEGPSDVEALSIATDRIVVTNQTTMSQWDTKELMDLVVTKYPTAEIHNEICMATQTRQQAVAEQAGQADVCIVVGDPRSNNSNRLAQVAEQIAGTPAHRVADVSEIKPEWFRHARRVAVTSGASTPTAITKEVVDYITQFDPLDEHTHTIVRTVKPERILPSVRNPSS; from the coding sequence ATGGAAGTCTTGAAAATCACACCACGCGGATACTGTTACGGTGTGGTCGACGCCATGGTCATCGCCAAACGTGCCGCAGAGGACAAAGCGTTGCCGCGTCCCATCTACATTCTTGGGATGATTGTCCATAACCAACACGTCGTTGAGGCCTTTAAAAGAGAAGGTGTCGTGACAGTAGACGGGGCGGATCGCCTATCACTTTTGGATCGAATTGATAAAGGGACCGTCATCTTTACGGCTCACGGTGTATCACCCGAAGTGAAGCGAAAGGCGATGGCAAAAGGACTGCGTGTCATTGATGCGACATGTCCTGACGTGACGAAAACGCACGATTTAATCCGCGAAAAAGTCAAACTTGGATACGAAGTCGTCTACATTGGAAAGAAGGGTCACCCGGAACCGGAAGGGGCAGTCGGTGTAGCACCGGACCATGTCCATTTGGTTGAGGGCCCATCGGATGTGGAGGCACTCAGCATCGCCACAGATCGCATCGTCGTCACCAATCAGACGACAATGAGCCAGTGGGATACGAAGGAACTCATGGATCTGGTCGTGACAAAATATCCTACAGCGGAAATCCATAACGAGATCTGTATGGCTACACAAACAAGGCAACAAGCCGTAGCGGAACAGGCTGGTCAAGCTGACGTGTGCATCGTCGTGGGGGATCCTAGGAGCAATAATTCAAACCGATTGGCACAAGTAGCAGAACAAATTGCTGGAACACCGGCGCACAGAGTAGCTGACGTCAGTGAAATTAAGCCGGAGTGGTTTCGGCACGCAAGGCGAGTTGCAGTTACATCGGGGGCAAGCACGCCTACCGCCATTACCAAGGAAGTGGTGGATTATATCACCCAGTTCGATCCGCTCGACGAGCACACGCACACCATCGTCCGAACTGTGAAACCCGAACGCATTTTACCATCTGTGCGTAACCCATCATCCTGA
- a CDS encoding proline dehydrogenase: MEEALRSFFLQLAKNQSMNSWAKRYGLRFGANRFVAGETIESAIAAVQALNNAGMAVTLDHLGEFVADESEARDSADFCVRTLDAIHDAKAEASLSLKLTQIGLDISKELCLENMHMILDTAKKHDLWVNIDMEDFERCQVTLDIFSTLSQSYEKVQTVIQAYLYRSLDDVKALAEANVSIRLVKGAYKEPETVAFPDKADVDANYIKMLELHLPSAGLTSIATHDEHIIEHAKKFIAQHHISRDKYEFQMLFGIRNNLQQQLVDEGYPVRIYVPYGDDWYGYFMRRLAERPANVSFVVRGVFN; the protein is encoded by the coding sequence ATGGAAGAAGCACTTCGCTCTTTCTTCCTGCAATTGGCAAAAAATCAGTCAATGAATAGTTGGGCAAAACGATATGGACTTCGTTTTGGAGCCAATCGCTTTGTAGCAGGTGAAACCATTGAGAGTGCAATCGCTGCGGTGCAAGCGTTGAATAATGCAGGCATGGCCGTTACACTTGATCACTTGGGTGAATTTGTCGCTGACGAAAGCGAGGCGCGCGATTCTGCAGACTTTTGTGTGCGGACGTTGGACGCCATTCACGACGCCAAGGCCGAAGCATCGCTGAGTCTCAAATTGACGCAAATTGGACTCGATATCAGCAAGGAACTTTGTCTGGAAAACATGCACATGATTCTCGATACTGCGAAGAAGCACGATCTATGGGTCAACATCGACATGGAGGATTTCGAGCGGTGTCAAGTCACACTCGATATTTTCAGTACACTTAGTCAATCGTATGAAAAAGTTCAGACAGTTATTCAAGCTTATTTGTATCGCAGCTTGGACGACGTGAAGGCTCTAGCTGAGGCAAATGTAAGTATTCGCTTGGTCAAAGGGGCGTATAAGGAGCCTGAAACTGTGGCGTTCCCCGATAAGGCCGATGTCGATGCAAACTATATTAAAATGTTGGAGTTACACCTGCCGTCGGCTGGATTGACGTCCATTGCAACACACGACGAACATATCATTGAGCATGCCAAGAAGTTCATTGCTCAGCATCATATTTCTCGGGACAAGTATGAGTTCCAAATGCTCTTTGGCATTCGCAACAATCTTCAGCAACAACTAGTGGACGAGGGCTATCCCGTACGTATCTACGTCCCATACGGTGACGATTGGTATGGATACTTTATGCGTCGGCTTGCAGAACGTCCTGCAAACGTCAGTTTTGTAGTGCGCGGCGTGTTCAACTAA
- a CDS encoding APC family permease, whose product MEQGKFRRKLSLLDLTLLGVGSMVGSGWLFASQAAVKMAGGIAWIPWLFGALAVMLIGLVYGEMAAAIPRAGGFVRYPDYTHGSLVGYLIGFASMMAYSSVAGVESEAVRSYASSYIPGLDTADGNVSIWGNLFQIALLVLFFLINYWSVQVFGKINTIVTILKFVVPLLTIIILLFNFHPSNFTVTGASPGGIHGAMQGLTAGGLVFAFLGFRQAVDFGAEARNPQRDIPRAIVFAVLLSAAIYVLLQIVFIGAVPHSMLSGGWNAISFKSPFANLMETLGLGWFAVIIFADAILSPSGTGNIYLAGTARTLFAWARNGYFYSVIGKIDVRTGLPRGALWLTLLLSIVWTLPFRFSMWSGLVNAVTSATVMTYMIGPVGVAALRRTAPDLVRPYKLKGLGVIAPAAFICATWIIYWAGWQTDSLLIGFTLASLILYFAFMDRDSETRNRMRTEWKSGIWLIVYYLFVGVMSILGSFTNTKVYSIVIPNPWDTIVVGLGAIVFYYWGVASALRVPRIVEEDEAESEEESRYVASGDSVNV is encoded by the coding sequence ATGGAGCAGGGTAAATTTCGCAGAAAATTAAGCTTATTAGACCTCACACTGTTAGGTGTCGGCTCCATGGTCGGGTCAGGGTGGCTGTTTGCGTCACAGGCTGCGGTTAAAATGGCTGGCGGAATCGCTTGGATTCCCTGGTTGTTTGGCGCACTGGCAGTCATGCTTATTGGTTTGGTTTACGGTGAAATGGCAGCGGCCATTCCACGTGCTGGCGGTTTCGTTCGATATCCGGATTATACGCATGGATCACTTGTTGGTTACTTAATTGGTTTTGCTTCCATGATGGCGTATTCCAGTGTCGCCGGTGTAGAATCCGAAGCGGTCCGCAGTTATGCTTCCAGTTACATCCCGGGACTGGACACGGCAGACGGGAATGTCTCTATTTGGGGCAATTTGTTCCAAATCGCACTTTTGGTTCTGTTCTTCTTAATCAACTATTGGAGTGTTCAGGTTTTTGGGAAAATCAATACCATCGTTACCATCTTGAAGTTTGTCGTTCCGTTGTTGACGATTATCATTTTGCTGTTCAACTTCCATCCGAGCAATTTTACAGTAACCGGTGCGTCGCCGGGCGGTATTCACGGGGCAATGCAAGGTCTAACAGCAGGCGGGTTGGTCTTTGCTTTCCTCGGCTTCCGTCAAGCTGTTGATTTTGGGGCCGAGGCACGTAACCCACAACGCGATATTCCACGTGCCATCGTGTTTGCAGTGCTTCTATCTGCAGCGATTTACGTCTTACTGCAAATTGTCTTTATCGGTGCTGTTCCGCACAGTATGTTGTCTGGTGGTTGGAACGCAATCTCCTTCAAGTCTCCGTTTGCGAACTTAATGGAGACGCTGGGACTAGGTTGGTTTGCTGTCATTATTTTTGCTGACGCTATTCTTTCACCGTCGGGCACAGGCAATATCTACTTGGCGGGTACAGCTCGCACGTTATTTGCTTGGGCAAGAAATGGATACTTCTACTCCGTTATCGGAAAGATCGATGTTCGAACCGGGCTACCTCGTGGGGCACTGTGGCTTACACTGCTTCTTTCCATCGTTTGGACCTTGCCATTCCGGTTCAGCATGTGGAGTGGGTTGGTCAACGCGGTTACGTCCGCGACGGTTATGACGTACATGATTGGTCCTGTTGGCGTGGCGGCACTTCGTCGTACGGCTCCAGACCTTGTTCGTCCGTACAAGTTGAAAGGGTTAGGTGTCATTGCTCCTGCTGCCTTCATTTGTGCAACGTGGATTATTTATTGGGCTGGTTGGCAGACTGACTCCCTGCTCATTGGGTTCACGTTGGCGTCCCTGATTCTGTACTTCGCTTTTATGGATCGGGATTCGGAAACCCGCAATCGCATGAGGACAGAGTGGAAGTCGGGCATCTGGCTCATCGTTTACTACCTGTTCGTTGGTGTCATGTCCATTCTTGGAAGCTTTACAAATACGAAGGTATACAGCATTGTCATCCCGAATCCATGGGATACAATTGTTGTTGGTCTCGGTGCAATCGTCTTCTACTATTGGGGGGTTGCAAGTGCCCTTCGGGTTCCACGGATTGTGGAGGAAGACGAAGCCGAGAGCGAAGAAGAGTCAAGGTACGTGGCTTCCGGAGATTCCGTCAACGTGTAA
- a CDS encoding M24 family metallopeptidase, which translates to MKIENIQEERRSRLATAMANSDIEAIVLTHPACFYYFTGTWLETGERASGLVVRKDGSATVIAHEMFDVPVKAMGLETNFWKDGQSAYPLFVSAFGSVRGHVAVDGAWQARHVLGLQAVLPDELHTVSGDPLIEQARVIKDELELGLLKDASRQADQVVGRIKSELKPGMTEQQVADRIVGLWKEVGAQGLSFPSIVGVGKNGAEPHHEPDGSLLTTGTTLIVDTGGIHEHYCSDITRTFVLGEPTDEVREVYELVLRANEAGIRTAKPGVTLGEVDDAVRAVIEEGGYGDYFTHRTGHGVGIDVHEAPYVMSGNKQVLQPGMVMSIEPGIYLPGKFGVRIEDLIFITDDGAKALNEAPKTLQDVTISLS; encoded by the coding sequence ATGAAAATTGAAAATATACAGGAAGAACGTAGGTCACGTTTGGCAACGGCCATGGCAAATTCGGATATAGAGGCCATTGTTCTCACGCACCCAGCGTGTTTTTACTATTTTACGGGCACATGGTTGGAGACCGGTGAACGCGCATCTGGATTGGTTGTTCGAAAAGATGGGTCGGCGACGGTCATTGCACATGAAATGTTTGATGTTCCTGTGAAGGCGATGGGACTCGAAACGAACTTTTGGAAAGACGGACAAAGTGCGTATCCATTGTTTGTGAGCGCATTTGGTTCCGTCCGTGGTCATGTTGCCGTAGATGGCGCTTGGCAAGCGCGTCACGTTTTAGGATTACAAGCAGTTCTACCTGATGAATTACATACTGTCAGTGGCGATCCGCTTATCGAGCAAGCCCGCGTCATCAAGGACGAACTCGAATTGGGACTGCTAAAGGATGCGTCTCGGCAAGCGGATCAAGTTGTCGGCCGGATCAAGAGCGAATTGAAACCGGGTATGACTGAACAACAAGTCGCCGATAGGATTGTTGGCCTATGGAAAGAAGTCGGTGCACAAGGTTTGTCTTTCCCGTCTATTGTCGGTGTCGGGAAAAATGGGGCGGAGCCTCATCACGAGCCGGATGGTTCTCTTCTCACAACTGGGACGACGCTCATTGTCGACACCGGCGGCATTCATGAGCACTATTGTAGTGATATAACACGGACGTTTGTGCTTGGTGAGCCAACGGACGAAGTTCGTGAAGTGTACGAGTTGGTCCTTCGAGCAAACGAAGCGGGTATTCGCACAGCGAAGCCGGGGGTCACACTGGGAGAAGTGGATGATGCGGTGCGGGCCGTCATTGAAGAAGGTGGCTATGGCGACTATTTCACGCACCGCACCGGGCACGGTGTTGGCATTGACGTTCATGAGGCACCGTATGTGATGTCAGGGAACAAACAAGTGCTTCAGCCCGGTATGGTGATGAGTATTGAACCAGGGATCTATTTGCCTGGAAAGTTTGGTGTGCGGATTGAAGATTTGATTTTCATCACGGATGATGGTGCGAAAGCACTCAATGAGGCACCGAAGACCTTACAGGACGTTACCATTTCACTATCATAG
- a CDS encoding YheC/YheD family protein, whose protein sequence is MLFVLTGSTPDALHHLPRRQMTFQFLDRACRRIGIDMVLTTPERLDSVRGICHGWSLDDTEQQEWKPRQCHLAGGVVWDAMYLADLKAHKVAYRRLVDKLPALGVVMFNPKFPAKDELNVLIQSVEVEMQAPISQSLLPQTHVNVDADDVVRLLKDTNGRVWFKPVYGSGGRNMLLISRVGNELYQVQGERFYRRHVAEQWTKRQLVRQLQKALEKRPYMLQHDVQLIQTPDGRKVDFRVTLVRGRFGNWRKTAMTARFGKSGHSLTNYHAGGSIQSLTVMNPEVRETLTSLNLTEADLGRIANAAIKAAEVISARYNTVGMLGIDVGISSDDGCAYVYDFNSRPGRDILTDREVDVTMNQVARFACYLLNTVESRVLH, encoded by the coding sequence ATGCTCTTTGTGCTGACAGGGAGTACTCCAGATGCGTTGCACCACTTGCCGCGAAGGCAGATGACCTTTCAATTTTTGGACAGAGCGTGTCGGCGGATCGGGATCGACATGGTCTTGACGACGCCGGAAAGACTGGATAGTGTCCGTGGAATTTGCCACGGTTGGTCTTTGGATGATACGGAGCAGCAGGAATGGAAGCCCAGGCAATGTCATCTTGCGGGCGGTGTCGTTTGGGATGCGATGTATTTGGCGGACCTCAAAGCACACAAAGTGGCTTATCGTCGCCTCGTAGACAAATTGCCGGCACTGGGTGTTGTCATGTTTAACCCAAAGTTTCCCGCGAAAGATGAATTAAACGTTCTCATACAGAGTGTCGAGGTTGAAATGCAGGCACCTATCAGTCAGTCTCTGTTGCCGCAGACGCATGTAAATGTGGATGCGGATGACGTTGTCCGCTTGCTGAAAGATACGAATGGGCGGGTCTGGTTTAAACCGGTTTACGGATCAGGTGGGCGGAATATGCTGTTGATTTCGCGAGTTGGGAACGAGTTGTACCAAGTGCAGGGTGAGCGTTTTTACAGGCGTCACGTTGCAGAACAGTGGACGAAGCGACAGCTCGTTCGTCAGTTGCAAAAGGCGTTGGAAAAGCGTCCGTATATGCTGCAGCATGATGTACAATTGATCCAGACGCCAGACGGACGCAAGGTAGATTTTCGTGTAACACTGGTTCGAGGGAGATTTGGGAATTGGAGGAAGACGGCTATGACAGCCCGATTTGGAAAGTCGGGTCACTCTCTGACAAATTATCACGCTGGGGGATCCATCCAGTCACTTACGGTGATGAATCCAGAAGTCCGTGAGACCCTCACGTCATTGAATCTAACGGAAGCCGATCTCGGCCGCATCGCAAATGCAGCCATCAAGGCTGCCGAAGTCATTTCAGCAAGGTACAATACAGTGGGAATGCTTGGTATTGATGTGGGGATTTCATCCGATGACGGATGTGCGTACGTATATGATTTCAACAGTCGGCCTGGGCGTGATATTCTCACGGATCGTGAAGTGGATGTGACGATGAACCAAGTGGCGAGATTTGCATGTTACCTGCTTAACACTGTCGAGAGCCGAGTGTTACACTGA